The following coding sequences are from one Brienomyrus brachyistius isolate T26 chromosome 15, BBRACH_0.4, whole genome shotgun sequence window:
- the LOC125708692 gene encoding midnolin-like isoform X1, which translates to MDQHPTARSCTSRGAPSCEAVSSEPSMNLYIHSTTGTRFELSLPLEETVEGLKRRLSQRLKVPKERLTLLHKETRLSTGKLQDLGVSDGSRLTLVPTVEAGLMSQVSRPEQSVMQALESLTETQVSDFLSGRSPLTLALRVGDHMMFVQLQLAAQQSGGQQLQHRHVIARGGPETAGASAAVPGNSGAHVRLPHHPYPHPHAHPPTLPHTPTLPHVPHLHPTPVSSVSPSAFPASSPVQAMPPAYPSSSAGQCSPPPRLSPLPNGLLRSHLPPAVSSSPATPCPEQTNCSAKAPSNSSPPSARSRKPGAIIESFVNHAPGVFSGTFSGTLHPNCQDSSGRPRRDIGTILQILNDLLSATRHYQGVPASLTQLRCQTQCGPPSPPPSPPTPGLAGLSARATSVPAPSPAVLHPLVQCQSQIHMCKPSGDRLRQTENRATRCKVEQLQLLMQQKRLRRKARRDSRAPYPWLSNRKSGRSNSNSSVSSDGSLDLDFDDSVWKPDVKADMKSEFVVA; encoded by the exons ATGGACCAACATCCCACCGCCCGGAGCTGCACTAGTCGCGGAGCTCCGTCCTGCGAGGCCGTCTCAAGCGAGCCCTCCATGAATTTGTACATCCACTCCACGACCGGCACACGCTTTGAGCTCTCCCTTCCACTGGAAGAGACGGTGGAAGGACTGAAGAGGAGGCTTTCTCAAAGACTTAAAGTACCAAAAGAGAGACTTACTCTGCTGCACAAGGAAAC GCGGCTCAGTACAGGAAAACTCCAGGACCTGGGCGTCTCTGATGGGAGCAGACTTACTCTCGTACCAACTGTTGAAGCAGGCTTAATG TCCCAAGTATCAAGACCGGAGCAGTCTGTGATGCAAGCCTTGGAGAGTTTAACGGAAACTCAG GTCAGCGACTTCCTGTCGGGCCGCTCGCCGCTGACCCTGGCCCTGCGCGTCGGCGATCACATGATGTTCGTGCAGCTGCAGTTGGCAGCACAGCAGTCCGGGGGTCAGCAGCTGCAGCATCGGCACGTCATCGCCCGGGGGGGCCCCGAGACTGCAGGGGCGTCCGCCGCAGTGCCCGGCAACAGTGGAGCACACGTGCGGCTCCCGCATCACCCCTACCCCCACCCACATgcgcacccccccaccctcccacacacccccaccctcccacaTGTCCCCCACCTTCACCCGACGCCCGTCTCCTCGGTCAGCCCCTCAGCCTTCCCCGCTTCCAGCCCGGTGCAGGCcatgccccctgcctacccatcATCCTCTGCGGGCCAGTGCAGTCCCCCTCCCCGGCTCTCACCTCTCCCCAATGGACTCCTCCGCTCTCACCTCCCCCCGGCTGTGAGCTCCAGCCCTGCCACGCCCTGCCCTGAG CAGACTAACTGCAGTGCCAAGGCCCCCAGCAATAGCAGCCCCCCCAGCGCACGGTCCCGCAAGCCAGGTGCCATCATCGAGAGTTTTGTCAACCACGCGCCCGGCGTTTTCTCAGGAACATTCTCTG GCACCCTGCATCCAAACTGCCAAGACAGCAGCGGGCGGCCGCGGCGGGATATCGGCACCATCCTGCAGATCCTCAATGACCTCCTGAGCGCCACCCGCCACTATCAGGGCGTACCCGCCTCTCTGACGCAGCTGCGCTGCCAGACCCAGTGCGGGCCGCCCTCGCCGCCGCCCTCGCCCCCCACACCCGGGCTCGCCGGCCTCTCCGCCAGAGCTACCTCAGTGCCTGCTCCCAGCCCCGCCGTTCTGCACCCCTTGGTTCAGTGCCAGAGCCAGATCCACATGTGCAAACCCTCCG GCGACCGGCTGCGGCAGACGGAGAACAGGGCCACTCGCTGCAAGGTGGAGCagctgcagctgctgatgcagcaGAAGCGACTGCGGAGGAAGGCCCGCCGGGACTCGCGTGCCCCCTACCCGTGGCTGTCCAACCGCAAGTCGGGCCGCAGCAACAGCAACAGCAGCGTGTCCAGCGATGGCTCCCTCGACCTGGACTTTGACGACTCGGTGTGGAAGCCCGACGTCAAAGCCGACATGAAGTCGGAGTTCGTCGTGGCGTGA
- the LOC125708692 gene encoding midnolin-like isoform X2, translated as MDQHPTARSCTSRGAPSCEAVSSEPSMNLYIHSTTGTRFELSLPLEETVEGLKRRLSQRLKVPKERLTLLHKETRLSTGKLQDLGVSDGSRLTLVPTVEAGLMSQVSRPEQSVMQALESLTETQVSDFLSGRSPLTLALRVGDHMMFVQLQLAAQQSGGQQLQHRHVIARGGPETAGASAAVPGNSGAHVRLPHHPYPHPHAHPPTLPHTPTLPHVPHLHPTPVSSVSPSAFPASSPVQAMPPAYPSSSAGQCSPPPRLSPLPNGLLRSHLPPAVSSSPATPCPETNCSAKAPSNSSPPSARSRKPGAIIESFVNHAPGVFSGTFSGTLHPNCQDSSGRPRRDIGTILQILNDLLSATRHYQGVPASLTQLRCQTQCGPPSPPPSPPTPGLAGLSARATSVPAPSPAVLHPLVQCQSQIHMCKPSGDRLRQTENRATRCKVEQLQLLMQQKRLRRKARRDSRAPYPWLSNRKSGRSNSNSSVSSDGSLDLDFDDSVWKPDVKADMKSEFVVA; from the exons ATGGACCAACATCCCACCGCCCGGAGCTGCACTAGTCGCGGAGCTCCGTCCTGCGAGGCCGTCTCAAGCGAGCCCTCCATGAATTTGTACATCCACTCCACGACCGGCACACGCTTTGAGCTCTCCCTTCCACTGGAAGAGACGGTGGAAGGACTGAAGAGGAGGCTTTCTCAAAGACTTAAAGTACCAAAAGAGAGACTTACTCTGCTGCACAAGGAAAC GCGGCTCAGTACAGGAAAACTCCAGGACCTGGGCGTCTCTGATGGGAGCAGACTTACTCTCGTACCAACTGTTGAAGCAGGCTTAATG TCCCAAGTATCAAGACCGGAGCAGTCTGTGATGCAAGCCTTGGAGAGTTTAACGGAAACTCAG GTCAGCGACTTCCTGTCGGGCCGCTCGCCGCTGACCCTGGCCCTGCGCGTCGGCGATCACATGATGTTCGTGCAGCTGCAGTTGGCAGCACAGCAGTCCGGGGGTCAGCAGCTGCAGCATCGGCACGTCATCGCCCGGGGGGGCCCCGAGACTGCAGGGGCGTCCGCCGCAGTGCCCGGCAACAGTGGAGCACACGTGCGGCTCCCGCATCACCCCTACCCCCACCCACATgcgcacccccccaccctcccacacacccccaccctcccacaTGTCCCCCACCTTCACCCGACGCCCGTCTCCTCGGTCAGCCCCTCAGCCTTCCCCGCTTCCAGCCCGGTGCAGGCcatgccccctgcctacccatcATCCTCTGCGGGCCAGTGCAGTCCCCCTCCCCGGCTCTCACCTCTCCCCAATGGACTCCTCCGCTCTCACCTCCCCCCGGCTGTGAGCTCCAGCCCTGCCACGCCCTGCCCTGAG ACTAACTGCAGTGCCAAGGCCCCCAGCAATAGCAGCCCCCCCAGCGCACGGTCCCGCAAGCCAGGTGCCATCATCGAGAGTTTTGTCAACCACGCGCCCGGCGTTTTCTCAGGAACATTCTCTG GCACCCTGCATCCAAACTGCCAAGACAGCAGCGGGCGGCCGCGGCGGGATATCGGCACCATCCTGCAGATCCTCAATGACCTCCTGAGCGCCACCCGCCACTATCAGGGCGTACCCGCCTCTCTGACGCAGCTGCGCTGCCAGACCCAGTGCGGGCCGCCCTCGCCGCCGCCCTCGCCCCCCACACCCGGGCTCGCCGGCCTCTCCGCCAGAGCTACCTCAGTGCCTGCTCCCAGCCCCGCCGTTCTGCACCCCTTGGTTCAGTGCCAGAGCCAGATCCACATGTGCAAACCCTCCG GCGACCGGCTGCGGCAGACGGAGAACAGGGCCACTCGCTGCAAGGTGGAGCagctgcagctgctgatgcagcaGAAGCGACTGCGGAGGAAGGCCCGCCGGGACTCGCGTGCCCCCTACCCGTGGCTGTCCAACCGCAAGTCGGGCCGCAGCAACAGCAACAGCAGCGTGTCCAGCGATGGCTCCCTCGACCTGGACTTTGACGACTCGGTGTGGAAGCCCGACGTCAAAGCCGACATGAAGTCGGAGTTCGTCGTGGCGTGA